In Aegilops tauschii subsp. strangulata cultivar AL8/78 chromosome 3, Aet v6.0, whole genome shotgun sequence, one genomic interval encodes:
- the LOC141042747 gene encoding uncharacterized protein — protein sequence MARHLFNRIREGVVGYDNYFECKENALGKIGFSSYQKYTATIQMLAYRVLGDLIDEYVCMSESTCLESMYMFCKAVIVVFGPMYLREPTAQDTTRLLAMNASRGFPEMLDSIDCMHWDWKNCPFAWQGQNKGLVRACTVILEVVASQDLWISHSFFGMAGSHNDINVLQRSPVFARLAEGNNSPVNVTVNAHNYDKEYYLGDGIYSQWTTIVKTIPNPIREKRKRFAQEQESARKDVERAFGVLQSRLGIVRYPARTWSTKKLWEVITACVIMHNMIVEDERPKRIYDQEFQFQGENVVPEHGGGAAMFA from the coding sequence ATGGCTAGGCATCTTTTCAACCGTATTAGAGAGGGGGTGGTCGGATACGATAACTATTTCGAGTGCAAAGAGAATGCCCTTGGAAAGATTGGCTTCTCATCTTATCAGAAATACACTGCAACCATCCAGATGCTTGCATACAGAGTGCTCGGTGATCTCATTGATGAGTACGTCTGTATGAGCGAATCTACATGCCTAGAGTCCATGTACATGTTCTGTAAGGCTGTGATTGTTGTGTTTGGCCCTATGTACTTGAGAGAGCCGACTGCTCAAGATACAACCCGtttgttggcgatgaatgccaGCAGGGGCTTCCCAGAGATGCTTGACAGCATAGACTGCATGCACTGGGATTGGAAGAACTGTCCTTTTGCCTGGCAAGGGCAGAATAAGGGCCTTGTAagggcttgcactgtcatacttGAGGTTGTGGCCTCACAAGATCTCTGGATCTCACACTCTTTTTTCGGCATGGCCggatcacacaatgatatcaacgtgcttcaacGCTCGCCGGTGTTCGCAaggcttgccgaaggcaacaACTCGCCGGTGAATGTTACcgtcaacgcccacaactacgaCAAAGAATACTACCTAGGCGACGGTATCTATTCTCAGTGGACCACTATTGTGAAGACAATCCCCAACCCTATCAGAGAGAAGAGGAAAAGATTTGCtcaagagcaagagagtgctaggaaggatgtcgagcgtgcctttggtgttCTGCAATCTCGATTAggcatcgttcggtatcctgctaGAACTTGGAGCACCAAGAAGTTATGGGAGGTGAtaactgcttgtgtgatcatgcacaatatgatcgtagaGGATGAGCGCCCGAAACGTATCTACGATCAAGAgtttcagtttcagggtgagaatgttgtACCTGAGCATGGAGGAGGAGCGGCAATGTTTGCATAG